One Microplitis mediator isolate UGA2020A chromosome 3, iyMicMedi2.1, whole genome shotgun sequence DNA segment encodes these proteins:
- the LOC130665685 gene encoding inhibitor of nuclear factor kappa-B kinase subunit alpha-like isoform X2 — MIYQFYAWSFVQKLLNNCENCCGIKGTEALKIMRDISSAVEYLHGNKITHRDLKPENIVLQQIGSNIIYKLIDLGYAKELSDASISASIVGTLNYLAPELLWKESYSCSVDYWSLGILFYEIITGTRPFLPHMQITKTWMDLISKKKYVDISAREVDDKIIFNSDIDDPCTIPKCIKNDLVEWFRLVLQWDPRKRGKIDDQLVVFTKLNEILSKKIIDVFIVPLYKFESFVVESDVTVDKMKLLIFHKELVGIQSQIVTDTMGNILDDKFSLHGSDVIMVFNDDLSIDNVSKPKFYKCIDQVIVQPRKQVNYHEIKCYYGSMMFFIRQQIEIYRNYILALSIMIDLCDKKLESLRNDIQELSSGAEKLVSSLESTEELIKNTSYECSFKELKKKISNFVEGKKEMKKQFDGLVKDSERLRNFSDVNWMQDIEEPLDHAYHLIKTWLIADRNKSRSPLDMVQLFYKFMDIRESKLRDQQLTDAKNDIKQFSKQLSLLKTVLKSFKALLINYDEELSKIRQEINYLNETSPTCSGVINIPANETDAVIFNSILISNMLGGLVTEMDLLKTKYADLNNLDN, encoded by the exons ATGATTTACCAATTTTATGCATGGAGTTTTGTACAAAAG ttgtTGAATAACTGCGAGAATTGCTGCGGGATCAAAGGTACAGAAGCTTTGAAAATAATGCGCGACATATCATCAGCAGTCGAGTATTTACATGGGAACAAGATAACTCACAGAGATCTGAAGCCAGAGAATATTGTGCTGCAGCAAATAGGcagtaat attATTTACAAGTTAATTGATCTCGGATACGCCAAAGAGCTGAGTGATGCCAGCATATCAGCATCCATTGTCGGGACATTGAATTATTTGGCTCCAGAATTACTTTGGAAGGAATCTTACAGTTGTTCTGTTGATTACTGGAGTCTtggtatattattttatgaaataataactGGCACCAGACCATTTTTACCTCATATGCAAATCACCAAAACttg gatggATTtaatcagcaaaaaaaaatatgtggaTATTTCAGCGCGCGAAgttgatgataaaataatatttaacagTGATATTGATGATCCGTGTACTATTCCCAA gtgcataaaaaatgatttagtcGAATGGTTTCGTCTAGTTCTGCAGTGGGATCCACGTAAACGTGGAAAAATTGACGATCAGCTTGTCGTTTTTacgaaattaaatgaaattttgagcAAAAAG ATTATTGATGTTTTCATTGTCCCGCTCtataaatttgaatcttttGTCGTCGAGTCGGATGTGACCGTTGATAAAATGAAGTTGCTGATATTCCATAAAGAACTTGTTGGTATTCAGAGTCAAATAGTGACTGACACCATGGGAAATATTTTAGATGATAAATTTTCGCTGCATGGAAGc GACGTTATCATGGTTTTTAATGATGATCTGTCTATCGATAAtgtatcaaagccaaaattttataaatgtattgacCAAGTTATCGTCCAACCGCGTAAGCAAGTCAATTATCatgaaataaaatgttattatgGGTCGATGATGTTTTTCATCAGACAACAAATCGAAATATATCGTAATTATATATTAGCATTAAGTATAATGAT AGACTTGTGTGATAAAAAACTCGAATCTCTAAGAAATGATATACAGGAATTGAGTTCCGGTGCTGAAAAATTAGTCAGCAGTTTAGAATCAACAGAagaattaatcaaaaataccTCATACGAGTGCAGCtttaaagaattgaaaaaaaaaatttcaaattttgttgaagggaaaaaagaaatgaagaaACAGTTCGACGGCTTAGTGAAAGACAGCGAGCGGTTGAGAAATTTTTCTGACGTAAACTGGATGCAGGACATCGAGGAACCTCTGGATCACGCGTATCATTTAATCAAGACCTGGCTGATCGCCGATCGCAACAAATCGCGCTCGCCTCTAGACATGGTCCagttattttacaaatttatggacatccGCGAGAGTAAACTGCGCGATCAGCAGCTTACTGATGCAAAAAA cgatATCAAGCAGTTTTCGAAGCAATTGTCACTATTGAAGACAGTTCTCAAGTCATTCAAAgcacttttaataaattatgatgaaGAATTGAGTAAAATAAgacaagaaataaattatttaaatgaaactaGTCCCACTTGTTCCGGTGTAATAAATATTCCAGCCAATGAGACAGACGCTGtgatttttaattccattttaattagtaacat gcTCGGAGGTTTAGTAACAGAAATGgatttattgaaaacaaagtacgcagatttaaataatctaGACAATTGA
- the LOC130665685 gene encoding inhibitor of nuclear factor kappa-B kinase subunit alpha-like isoform X1 codes for MSVKNEWSRVKVLGSGAFGTVELWENNNQRIAIKKCHINKKSLTAKQKERWENEVNIMNKLNHKNLINTRDLPQQLISYNNKVNDLPILCMEFCTKGDLRSLLNNCENCCGIKGTEALKIMRDISSAVEYLHGNKITHRDLKPENIVLQQIGSNIIYKLIDLGYAKELSDASISASIVGTLNYLAPELLWKESYSCSVDYWSLGILFYEIITGTRPFLPHMQITKTWMDLISKKKYVDISAREVDDKIIFNSDIDDPCTIPKCIKNDLVEWFRLVLQWDPRKRGKIDDQLVVFTKLNEILSKKIIDVFIVPLYKFESFVVESDVTVDKMKLLIFHKELVGIQSQIVTDTMGNILDDKFSLHGSDVIMVFNDDLSIDNVSKPKFYKCIDQVIVQPRKQVNYHEIKCYYGSMMFFIRQQIEIYRNYILALSIMIDLCDKKLESLRNDIQELSSGAEKLVSSLESTEELIKNTSYECSFKELKKKISNFVEGKKEMKKQFDGLVKDSERLRNFSDVNWMQDIEEPLDHAYHLIKTWLIADRNKSRSPLDMVQLFYKFMDIRESKLRDQQLTDAKNDIKQFSKQLSLLKTVLKSFKALLINYDEELSKIRQEINYLNETSPTCSGVINIPANETDAVIFNSILISNMLGGLVTEMDLLKTKYADLNNLDN; via the exons atgtcaGTAAAAAATGAATGGTCTCGGGTAAAAGTACTGGGCTCTGGTGCTTTTGGTACAGTAGAATTAtgggaaaataataatcaacgcatag caataaaaaagtgccatataaacaaaaaaagtttaactgcTAAACAAAAAGAGAGATGGGAAAACGAAGTcaatataatgaataaattaaatcacaaaaatttaattaataccaGAGATTTACCTCAGCAATTAATTAGTTACAATAATAAAGTTAATGATTTACCAATTTTATGCATGGAGTTTTGTACAAAAGGTGATTTACGCagt ttgtTGAATAACTGCGAGAATTGCTGCGGGATCAAAGGTACAGAAGCTTTGAAAATAATGCGCGACATATCATCAGCAGTCGAGTATTTACATGGGAACAAGATAACTCACAGAGATCTGAAGCCAGAGAATATTGTGCTGCAGCAAATAGGcagtaat attATTTACAAGTTAATTGATCTCGGATACGCCAAAGAGCTGAGTGATGCCAGCATATCAGCATCCATTGTCGGGACATTGAATTATTTGGCTCCAGAATTACTTTGGAAGGAATCTTACAGTTGTTCTGTTGATTACTGGAGTCTtggtatattattttatgaaataataactGGCACCAGACCATTTTTACCTCATATGCAAATCACCAAAACttg gatggATTtaatcagcaaaaaaaaatatgtggaTATTTCAGCGCGCGAAgttgatgataaaataatatttaacagTGATATTGATGATCCGTGTACTATTCCCAA gtgcataaaaaatgatttagtcGAATGGTTTCGTCTAGTTCTGCAGTGGGATCCACGTAAACGTGGAAAAATTGACGATCAGCTTGTCGTTTTTacgaaattaaatgaaattttgagcAAAAAG ATTATTGATGTTTTCATTGTCCCGCTCtataaatttgaatcttttGTCGTCGAGTCGGATGTGACCGTTGATAAAATGAAGTTGCTGATATTCCATAAAGAACTTGTTGGTATTCAGAGTCAAATAGTGACTGACACCATGGGAAATATTTTAGATGATAAATTTTCGCTGCATGGAAGc GACGTTATCATGGTTTTTAATGATGATCTGTCTATCGATAAtgtatcaaagccaaaattttataaatgtattgacCAAGTTATCGTCCAACCGCGTAAGCAAGTCAATTATCatgaaataaaatgttattatgGGTCGATGATGTTTTTCATCAGACAACAAATCGAAATATATCGTAATTATATATTAGCATTAAGTATAATGAT AGACTTGTGTGATAAAAAACTCGAATCTCTAAGAAATGATATACAGGAATTGAGTTCCGGTGCTGAAAAATTAGTCAGCAGTTTAGAATCAACAGAagaattaatcaaaaataccTCATACGAGTGCAGCtttaaagaattgaaaaaaaaaatttcaaattttgttgaagggaaaaaagaaatgaagaaACAGTTCGACGGCTTAGTGAAAGACAGCGAGCGGTTGAGAAATTTTTCTGACGTAAACTGGATGCAGGACATCGAGGAACCTCTGGATCACGCGTATCATTTAATCAAGACCTGGCTGATCGCCGATCGCAACAAATCGCGCTCGCCTCTAGACATGGTCCagttattttacaaatttatggacatccGCGAGAGTAAACTGCGCGATCAGCAGCTTACTGATGCAAAAAA cgatATCAAGCAGTTTTCGAAGCAATTGTCACTATTGAAGACAGTTCTCAAGTCATTCAAAgcacttttaataaattatgatgaaGAATTGAGTAAAATAAgacaagaaataaattatttaaatgaaactaGTCCCACTTGTTCCGGTGTAATAAATATTCCAGCCAATGAGACAGACGCTGtgatttttaattccattttaattagtaacat gcTCGGAGGTTTAGTAACAGAAATGgatttattgaaaacaaagtacgcagatttaaataatctaGACAATTGA
- the LOC130665686 gene encoding uncharacterized protein LOC130665686 isoform X1 has product MRMFARLCRLASDGDLKRRHWNVDEEIRNEETEQVNLEEDNDSPKEDACTLQEVDLVANCPLLRVTTPRTPSPARSTHSSIVHKSMGQRPSTLLRPKISLTWVLRGQQHQHNDVNGSPSIPDAQIIRKSKDRSSRRSVKSAKSIKSIKTKESAEIIDRDKHDRCNVLQEIDKIVRHEKPAKELNKQPDNQPANRKVDAEQLEKDPQDNDKVKRAVSEPTLALKESSTREKHHRHRRAKRNHKPRPPTRFGYEIADLDSFLTKASIERPANIPVVLSFPTTLYQTQGGVQDEIALPLGTVVNAVFKNQAWLYVQTPHGQEGYVGYAACLPLGILPQPTCGPCWEDSTDVFPRPLGNMTDTEKLRDTRSECGARERTSRVKRGHRDAVSACGERSVDRLYLRAAANARTKGSRQTLLVIRSDYEGRGNNSISVSKGDVVALLSDHVQGWFWVRSRDSREGFIPAVIAGHGFL; this is encoded by the exons ATGAGGATGTTTGCCAGGCTCTGTCGTCTCGCTTCTGACG gtGACTTGAAGCGACGACACTGGAACGTCGATGAGGAAATTAGAAACGAGGAAACGGAGCAAGTAAACCTTGAAGAGGATAACGACTCTCCCAAG GAGGATGCGTGTACGCTGCAGGAGGTGGACTTGGTGGCGAATTGTCCGCTCTTACGAGTGACAACACCGCGCACGCCATCCCCGGCACGGTCAACTCACTCTTCGATTGTCCACAAGAGCATGGGCCAACGTCCCAGCACGCTTTTGCGCCCAAAGATCTCATTGACTTGGGTCCTACGTGGGCAGCAGCATCAGCACAATGACGTCAACGGGAGCCCGAGTATTCCCGACGCTCAGATAATTCGCAAGAGCAAAGATCGTTCGTCGAGACGGAGTGTCAAAAGTGCTAAAAGTATTAAGAGTATCAAGACTAAGGAATCTGCTGAGATAATCGATCGTGATAAACATGATCGCTGCAATGTCCTCCAGGAAATAGACAAAATAGTACGACATGAAAAg ccAGCTaaggaattaaataaacaaccGGATAATCAACCGGCAAATCGCAAAGTTGATGCAGAACAATTAGAAAAAGACCCCCAGGATAATGACAAAGTTAAACGCGCGGTATCAGAACCAACTCTGGCATTGAAGGAATCATCAACGCGTGAAAAACATCACCGACATCGACGAGCTAAAAGAAATCACAAACCCCGACCGCCAACGAGATTTGGTTACGAGATTGCGGATCTCGATTCATTTCTTACTAAAGCATCGATCGAACGTCCGGCAAATATTCCAGTTGTTTTATCATTTCCTACGACGCTGTATCAGACTCAAGGAGGTGTCCAAGATGAAATAGCACTGCCACTGGGTACCGTTGTCAATGCGGTATTTAAAAACCAAGCTTGGCTGTATGTTCAGACGCCTCATGGACAAGAAGGTTACGTGGGATACGCAGCTTGTCTTCCTTTGGGCATCCTGCCTCAGCCCACGTGCGGACCCTGTTGGGAAGACTCGACTGACGTGTTTCCTAGACCACTGGGGAACATGACTGACACGGAGAAGCTGAGAGACACTCGATCTGAGTGTGGAGCACGCGAACGAACCTCGAGAGTGAAGCGCGGGCATCGGGACGCAGTCTCTGCCTGCGGCGAGCGCAGCGTAGATCGTCTTTATTTACGAGCTGCCGCGAACGCGAGGACTAAAGGATCCAGACAAACTCTTCTGGTGATACGCAGCGACTACGAGGGTCGGGGAAATAATTCAATCAGCGTCTCCAAGGGTGACGTTGTTGCTCTGCTCAGTGATCATGTCCAAGGCTGGTTCTGGGTTAGGTCTAGAGACAGTCGCGAAGGTTTTATTCCTGCTGTTATCGCTGGTCATGGATTCttgtga
- the LOC130665686 gene encoding uncharacterized protein LOC130665686 isoform X2, which produces MGQRPSTLLRPKISLTWVLRGQQHQHNDVNGSPSIPDAQIIRKSKDRSSRRSVKSAKSIKSIKTKESAEIIDRDKHDRCNVLQEIDKIVRHEKPAKELNKQPDNQPANRKVDAEQLEKDPQDNDKVKRAVSEPTLALKESSTREKHHRHRRAKRNHKPRPPTRFGYEIADLDSFLTKASIERPANIPVVLSFPTTLYQTQGGVQDEIALPLGTVVNAVFKNQAWLYVQTPHGQEGYVGYAACLPLGILPQPTCGPCWEDSTDVFPRPLGNMTDTEKLRDTRSECGARERTSRVKRGHRDAVSACGERSVDRLYLRAAANARTKGSRQTLLVIRSDYEGRGNNSISVSKGDVVALLSDHVQGWFWVRSRDSREGFIPAVIAGHGFL; this is translated from the exons ATGGGCCAACGTCCCAGCACGCTTTTGCGCCCAAAGATCTCATTGACTTGGGTCCTACGTGGGCAGCAGCATCAGCACAATGACGTCAACGGGAGCCCGAGTATTCCCGACGCTCAGATAATTCGCAAGAGCAAAGATCGTTCGTCGAGACGGAGTGTCAAAAGTGCTAAAAGTATTAAGAGTATCAAGACTAAGGAATCTGCTGAGATAATCGATCGTGATAAACATGATCGCTGCAATGTCCTCCAGGAAATAGACAAAATAGTACGACATGAAAAg ccAGCTaaggaattaaataaacaaccGGATAATCAACCGGCAAATCGCAAAGTTGATGCAGAACAATTAGAAAAAGACCCCCAGGATAATGACAAAGTTAAACGCGCGGTATCAGAACCAACTCTGGCATTGAAGGAATCATCAACGCGTGAAAAACATCACCGACATCGACGAGCTAAAAGAAATCACAAACCCCGACCGCCAACGAGATTTGGTTACGAGATTGCGGATCTCGATTCATTTCTTACTAAAGCATCGATCGAACGTCCGGCAAATATTCCAGTTGTTTTATCATTTCCTACGACGCTGTATCAGACTCAAGGAGGTGTCCAAGATGAAATAGCACTGCCACTGGGTACCGTTGTCAATGCGGTATTTAAAAACCAAGCTTGGCTGTATGTTCAGACGCCTCATGGACAAGAAGGTTACGTGGGATACGCAGCTTGTCTTCCTTTGGGCATCCTGCCTCAGCCCACGTGCGGACCCTGTTGGGAAGACTCGACTGACGTGTTTCCTAGACCACTGGGGAACATGACTGACACGGAGAAGCTGAGAGACACTCGATCTGAGTGTGGAGCACGCGAACGAACCTCGAGAGTGAAGCGCGGGCATCGGGACGCAGTCTCTGCCTGCGGCGAGCGCAGCGTAGATCGTCTTTATTTACGAGCTGCCGCGAACGCGAGGACTAAAGGATCCAGACAAACTCTTCTGGTGATACGCAGCGACTACGAGGGTCGGGGAAATAATTCAATCAGCGTCTCCAAGGGTGACGTTGTTGCTCTGCTCAGTGATCATGTCCAAGGCTGGTTCTGGGTTAGGTCTAGAGACAGTCGCGAAGGTTTTATTCCTGCTGTTATCGCTGGTCATGGATTCttgtga
- the LOC130665688 gene encoding solute carrier family 23 member 1 encodes MELSELPLDNADNPEAKPEKSVNPTGLTYGIDDVPPWYLCLFMALQHYLTMIGAIVSIPFILTPALCMAEDDPSRSYIISTMIFVTGLVTFIQSTIGCRLPLVQGGTISFLVPTLAILSLPQWKCPPEEVLSEMSPENRTELWQIRMRELSGAIAVSALFQVIIGFGGIVGYLLKFITPLTIVPTVSLVGLSLFENAAAAASQHWGIAAGTIIMLTVYSQLLVNVSVPMIVYRKNEGLKVIWFGLFKLFPVLLTIVVMWAICGILTITNNLPLGHPGRTDSKLKIIEDSPWFRVPYPGQWGTPTVSLSGVLGMLAGVLACTVESISYYPTTSRMCGAPPPPVHAINRGIGIEGLGTVLAGLWGSGNGTNTFGENVGTIGVTKVGSRRVIQWACGLMILQGLISKFGAVFIIIPEPIVGGIFCVMFGMIAAFGLSALQYINLNSARNLYILGFSIFFPLVLSKWMIQHSDVIKTGNDIADGVITVLLSTTILVGGFIGCFLDNIIPGTDEERGLDAWANEMALNFDADENTDGEYIPNTFDFPVGMTVLRRWKWTSYLPFMPTYRPRERSCKKKNKYDIEN; translated from the exons atggaATTATCTGAACTg ccGTTAGATAACGCCGACAATCCTGAGGCGAAGCCCGAAAAAAGTGTGAACCCAACGGGACTGACTTATGGGATTGATGATGTGCCTCCTTGGTACCTGTGTCTTTTTATGGCGCTCCAG caTTATTTGACGATGATTGGAGCCATTGTATCAATTCCTTTTATTCTGACACCCGCGCTCTGTATGGCAGAAGATGACCCTTCAAGAAGTTACATAATATCGACGATGATTTTTGTTACTGGGCTGGTGACGTTCATCCAAAGTACCATTGGCTgcag ATTACCTCTGGTTCAAGGCGGTACCATATCGTTTTTAGTTCCCACCTTGGCGATCTTAAGTCTTCCACAATGGAAGTGTCCCCCGGAGGAagttttaagtgaaatgaGCCCAGAAAATCGTACGGAACTTTGGCAAATTCGTATGAGAGAATTATCGGGGGCCATCGCAGTCTCGGCTTTATTTCAAGTAATAATTGGATTCGGAGGAATCGTtggatatttattgaaatttatcacGCCTTTGACCATCGTGCCGACAGTTTCGTTGGTCGGTTTATCGTTATTTGAAAATGCAGCTGCTGCGGCTTCGCAACATTGGGGTATTGCTGCCGG aactaTTATCATGCTGACAGTCTACTCGCAATTACTAGTCAACGTTTCAGTGCCGATGATAGTTTATCGTAAGAATGAAGGATTGAAAGTTATTTGGTTCGGTCTGTTTAAATTATTCCCGGTGCTATTGACTATTGTGGTGATGTGGGCGATCTGTGGGATATTGACGATCACGAATAACCTTCCGTTGGGTCATCCGGGACGGACTGATAGCAAACTCAAGATCATTGAAGACTCGCCGTGGTTCAGAGTTCCTTATCCAGGTCAATGGGGAACTCCGACGGTGAGTTTGTCGGGAGTCTTGGGAATGTTGGCGGGTGTGCTGGCTTGCACTGTAGAGTCGATAAGCTACTATCCAACAACTTCGAGGATGTGTGGAGCTCCGCCACCGCCGGTACACGCCATAAACCGTGGGATTGGGATCGAAGGCTTGGGAACTGTCTTAGCGGGTCTCTGGGGCAGTGGCAATGGGACCAATACCTTTGGAGAGAATGTCGGTACTATTGGAGTAACTAAAGTGGGAAGCAGACGTGTGATACAGTGGGCCTGTGGGCTAATGATTCTTCAAGGACTGATAAGTAAATTTGGAGCGGTTTTTATTATCATACCGGAACCGATTGTCGGAGGAATTTTTTGTGTCATGTTTGGGATGATTGCCGCCTTCGGGCTGTCAGCTCTTCAGTACATAAATCTCAACTCGGCTAGAAATTTATACATTCTAggtttttcaatattttttccgcTGGTTTTGTCAAAGTGGATGATCCAGCACTCGGATGTGATAAAAACCGGTAATGATATTGCCGATGGAGTCATCACTGTGCTTCTAAGTACGACTATTCTCGTAGGCGGATTTATTGGCTGCTTCCTTGATAATATTATTCCAGGAACTGATGAAGAGCGAGGATTAGACGCGTGGGCCAATGAAATGGCTCTTAATTTTGATGCGGATGAAAATACTGACGGTGAATATATTCCAAATACTTTTGATTTTCCTGTGGGTATGACGGTACTAAGACGTTGGAAGTGGACTTCTTACCTGCCTTTTATGCCGACTTATCGACCAAGAGAGCGATCTTGTAAGAAAAAGAACAAATACGAtatagaaaattga